The sequence below is a genomic window from Bacteroidota bacterium.
TAGCCGTATTGCCTTTGGTAAAAAAAGATGGTTTGCCTGAGCTCGCTCGTAAAATTATGGATGATTTTAAGTTCGAATTTAATTGTCATTATGAGGAGAAAGATAGTATTGGCAAACGATATAGAAGACACGATGCACTAGGCACTCCGCTGTGTATTACCATCGACCATGATTCATTAGAAGATGAATCGGTAACCATCCGTCACCGAGATACCATGCAACAGGAACGTGTGAAGATTGCTGCGTTGAAAGATATTATAATACCTCAAATAAGTATGAATGAGTTGTTACGGAAATTGAATTAAGGTCTCTTCGGAAACTTCCTAAACCAACTTCTTATTTTCATATCCAGTACTCCGAAGAAAGCTTCTTTGAAAATACCAGAACTCATTTTGCTTTGACCTAAAGTGCGGTCATAAAATATGATAGAAACTTCTTCCAACTTAAAACCAATTTTCCAAGCAGTAAATTTCATTTCTATTTGGAAAGCATAACCTTTAAATTTGATTTTATCTAATTCAATAGTTCGCAAAACCTCTGCACGATAGCACACAAATCCTGCTGTGGTATCACGCACCTGCAATCCCGTTATCCAACGCACATAAGCTGATGCATAATAGCTCATCAACACACGGCCTATTGGCCAGTTCACCACATTAATGCCAGTTTTGTAGCGAGAACCCACGGCTATATCAGCACCATTCGAACAGGCTTCGTGCAAGCGTACCAAGTCTTCGGGATTGTGACTAAAATCGCAGTCCATCTCAAATATAAATTCATAATTTATTTCTAGGGCCCATTTAAACCCAGCTATATATGCAGTACCCAAGCCCTGTTTGCCCTTTCGTTGCATCAAATGCAATTTTCCTGGATATTCCTTTTGTAATTCGATTACTTTTTCTGCAGTCCCATCAGGGCCGCCATCATCCACTATTAATATGTGGAAATCTCTAGGCAAAGAAAACACTTTGTGGATCATGGTTTCCACATTTTCTATTTCATTATAGGTCGGTATGATAACTAACTTATCGGACAATGTTGTAAATTTGGCGGCAAATATAACACCTACCTCTCTTGAAAAAGGCTTTGTTTTTAGACCGCGATGGTATCATAAACCGTGAACTGGGCGATTATGTTACACATCCCG
It includes:
- a CDS encoding polyprenol monophosphomannose synthase, producing MSDKLVIIPTYNEIENVETMIHKVFSLPRDFHILIVDDGGPDGTAEKVIELQKEYPGKLHLMQRKGKQGLGTAYIAGFKWALEINYEFIFEMDCDFSHNPEDLVRLHEACSNGADIAVGSRYKTGINVVNWPIGRVLMSYYASAYVRWITGLQVRDTTAGFVCYRAEVLRTIELDKIKFKGYAFQIEMKFTAWKIGFKLEEVSIIFYDRTLGQSKMSSGIFKEAFFGVLDMKIRSWFRKFPKRP